From a region of the Cololabis saira isolate AMF1-May2022 chromosome 8, fColSai1.1, whole genome shotgun sequence genome:
- the rbm6 gene encoding RNA-binding protein 6 isoform X1 — protein sequence MWEGPRGGPPFRGDHRGEMFGWRNRPMPDYRGRDGMNMGPMGHGPRPDGPPMDMRRMDVPPMRGHDMDLQDMRRREPNRNFFRPGEEDFGLRRHNDKMMNSPGFQGPGRNSGDNGGRGMPPREPNRFMDMRDRESFHQDMQRFDNPNDGRRGFIMERDDGFRDMCDRPPMGFGGDDHPDMDSHPRERRMMDTDRRGGPPFNPRGRFDSDMDFRNRPGQSADFRGRDRSPSAFGKSGGPPGDRGRSEMPSDVVDPQTQRPAFMGPKDINEREYSGGSPLMDYRSGEEMTLAEEWKKRQKDKSPLLGKSMEGVPEPGFPAGFHRDVNIRDSSPFPERDRGSFGFPGKDVGFPHGEHFPGTDMQSVSSKGPKERLPPEMNPQTVPKLDREDKPWLGERDSKYIQKKENRDETPPYHMERNKPSLEIQKPNDRLKGMKDLPQDQGPSRDALGEEQEFQGSSAGKPKDQDYRDIDYRTGPGRVFEYNHEELQAPEKLLEVSQPITPSKFTDSGSQDQDYRNASVDKVSSIISITGIPKTATTDQILGAFAVRDGVPIQGMKIKNVVPGYSYDMAYVEFLNLEDAVHFMESNKGSLKVGARTASMKYIKPDECERGVHESDHKVPQPQELQLPRSDKPLEDFKNHSNGSIPKGLVEQPSNIQWQRSSDLTPEAWQQQIDQQLLQQETEQQAESWGNQNPLHHGSQELHPVFKDSKTMIIKNVKPTTTVETILKALDPFAYLDERNVRLVKGKPLGKKRFCFVDMDSHEQVTRLVELLTKPKPLYIDGVRVYAEVAKPLRNQSFIHLDKPYTSILGHPPDAGMMMHQPYQQPPPFLQPPVGTPSALDGELMRGCIDPALSSDPSMRQDLGCVEPPAVAPLYQTGGPHVPMDPAGMTATPDVSQTYIYGSEIPDTSNYLYDSTSGFYYDPETTLYYDPNSRYFYNAQTQDYLYWDATSKTYIPVPGGYSADTQAVTMTAEDQAILSNPAADAPLEMKKLSEPADASGSLTALPDSGASSTPEAVCTAPTDKKEDDDTGKKDKEDKPRSLAAVKIMKDMERWAKIQNRQKESVRAPSPVLKFGIDDDKKQSKSADAGFAVFERKISGVDDLFKKPLAPSSKKDEKSKRPMGSLGLLASDYAAGSDEEVEEDKEEAAKGQTFQSGQAEDKEDKLTDWKKMACLLCRRQFPNKDALVRHQQLSDLHKQNMEIHLKIKRSKKELEALENQEREVSLNAREPSRSPEPKRRKHHHPQPQPRNTWAGSSREMNKASERPGLGSEPIQQKKKEPVVWDHNTYKQAVRKAMFARFKELE from the exons ATGTGGGAAGGACCTCGCGGAGGACCACCCTTTCG TGGTGATCACCGTGGAGAGATGTTTGGTTGGAGAAATCGTCCAATGCCAGATTACAGAGGTAGAGATGGGATGAACATGGGTCCCATGGGTCATGGACCAAGACCTGATGGGCCACCTATGGACATGAGAAGAATGGATGTTCCTCCCATGCGGGGGCATGATATGGATCTACAGGATATGCGCAGAAGAGAGCCAAACAGAAATTTCTTCAGACCAGGAGAGGAGGACTTTGGTCTTAGAAGGCACAATGACAAAATGATGAATTCCCCTGGTTTCCAGGGGCCAGGCAGGAATTCAGGAGATAATGGGGGCAGGGGCATGCCCCCACGGGAACCAAACCGATTTATGGACATGAGAGACAGAGAGTCATTTCATCAAGACATGCAAAGATTTGATAATCCCAACGATGGAAGAAGAGGGTTTATCATGGAGCGAGATGATGGATTTAGGGACATGTGTGACAGGCCCCCGATGGGCTTTGGTGGTGATGACCACCCTGATATGGACTCGCATCCACGGGAAAGGAGAATGATGGACACTGACAGAAGAGGAGGGCCACCCTTTAATCCTAGAGGTCGATTTGATTCAGATATGGATTTCAGAAATCGACCTGGACAGTCCGCAGACTTCAGAGGTAGAGATAGATCTCCCTCAGCATTTGGGAAGAGTGGTGGTCCTCCAGGTGACAGGGGACGATCAGAAATGCCTTCAGATGTTGTTGATCCTCAGACTCAGAGACCAGCGTTTatgggtccaaaagacatcAATGAGAGAGAGTATTCAGGTGGTAGTCCACTTATGGATTATCGGAGTGGGGAGGAAATGACTCTTGCAGAAGAGTGGAAGAAACGTCAAAAAGACAAGAGTcctttgttgggtaaaagcatGGAAGGCGTTCCTGAACCCGGCTTCCCTGCGGGTTTTCACAGAGATGTGAACATTAGGGATTCATCACCATTTCCTGAGAGGGACAGAGGATCTTTTGGCTTCCCAGGCAAAGATGTTGGTTTTCCCCATGGTGAACACTTTCCTGGAACAGATATGCAGTCAGTCAGTAGCAAGGGCCCAAAAGAGCGTCTGCCCCCAGAAATGAATCCCCAAACTGTCCCCAAACTGGATAGAGAAGATAAACCTTGGCTTGGAGAACGGGACTCAAAGTAtattcagaaaaaagaaaaccgtGATGAAACCCCTCCTTATCATATGGAGAGGAATAAGCCCTCGCTTGAGATTCAGAAGCCTAATGATCGTTTGAAAGGGATGAAGGATCTGCCACAGGATCAAGGACCTTCCAGGGATGCACTTGGAGAGGAGCAGGAATTCCAAGGCAGTAGTGCAGGAAAGCCAAAAGACCAAGACTACAGGGACATAGATTACAGAACAGGGCCTGGAAGAGTGTTTGAATATAATCACGAGGAACTTCAAGCACCAGAAAAGCTCCTGGAAGTTTCTCAGCCAATCACACCTTCAAAATTTACTGATTCTGGTTCTCAG gatcAAGATTACAGGAATGCATCGGTGGACAAGGTTTCCAGTATTATATCCATAACTGGCATTCCAAAGACTGCCACAACGGATCAG ATTCTTGGTGCCTTCGCAGTTCGTGATGGTGTGCCAATTCAGGGAATGAAAATCAAGAATGTTGTTCCAG GTTACAGCTACGATATGGCCTATGTGGAGTTTTTAAACCTCGAGGATGCAGTCCACTTCATGGAGTCCAACAAG GGTTCCCTAAAGGTTGGTGCTAGAACAGCTTCCATGAAGTATATCAAGCCGGATGAGTGTGAAAGAGGAGTTCAT gaatCAGACCACAAAGTACCCCAACCCCAGGAGCTCCAGTTGCCCAGATCAGATAAACCTTTAGAAGACTTTAAAAATCACTCAAACGGTTCCATCCCAAAAGGTCTCGTAGAGCAGCCGTCGAACATCCAGTGGCAGCGAAGCTCGGACCTGACTCCGGAGGCTTGGCAGCAACAAATTGaccagcagctcctacagcaaGAAACGGAGCAACAGGCAGAATCCTGGGGGAACCAGAACCCTCTTCATCACGGCTCACAAGAATTACACCCTGTATTCAAAGACAGCAAAA CCATGATAATAAAGAACGTAAAGCCCACCACCACAGTGGAGACCATCCTGAAAGCTTTGGACCCTTTTGCGTATCTGGATGAGAGGAATGTCCGCCTGGTGAAGGGAAAGCCACTGGGAAAAAAGCGCTTCTGCTTTGTTGACATGGACTCCCATGAG CAAGTGACACGCCTGGTTGAGCTCCTCACTAAACCCAAGCCTCTGTATATTGATGGAGTCAGAGTTTATGCTGAGGTTGCAAAACCCCTGAGGAACCAAAG TTTCATTCATCTTGATAAACCATACACTTCTATCCTTGGCCATCCACCTGACGCCGGCATGATGATG CACCAACCATACCAACAACCGCCACCGTTCTTGCAGCCTCCTGTTGGTACCCCGTCTGCACTGGATG GTGAATTGATGCGTGGCTGCATTGACCCTGCTCTGTCTTCTGACCCCAGCATGAGGCAG GATCTTGGGTGTGTTGAACCTCCCGCTGTAGCTCCGTTGTACCAGACCGGCGGGCCTCATGTGCCTATGGACCCAGCAGGGATGACTGCCACCCCAGATGTATCACAGACCTACATTTATG GTTCTGAGATCCCCGACACGTCCAACTACTTGTATGATTCAACTTCGGGCTTTTACTACGATCCAGAAACAACTTTGTACTACGATCCAAACTCAAGG TACTTCTACAATGCCCAGACCCAGGATTACTTGTACTGGGATGCCACGTCGAAGACCTACATCCCAGTTCCAGGAGGGTACTCTGCAGATACCCAAGCGGTGACAATGACGGCAGAAGACCAAGCCATTCTGTCCAACCCAGCAGCAGACGCTCCTCTAGAAATGAAGAAACTATCGGAACCAGCAGATGCATCGGGATCCCTGACAGCACTTCCAGACTCGGGTGCCAGCTCCACTCCCGAGGCCGTCTGCACGGCGCCTACTGACAAAAAGGAAGATGACGACACGGGGAAAAAGGATAAAGAAGACAAGCCGAGAAGTCTTGCTGCTGTAAAG ATTATGAAAGATATGGAACGCTGGGCGAAGATCCAAAATCGCCAGAAGGAAAGTGTGCGTGCTCCGTCTCCTGTCCTGAAATTTGGAATAGATGATGACAAGAAGCAGTCAAAGTCAGCTGATGCTGGTTTTGCTGTATTTGAGAGAAAG atCTCTGGTGTGGATGATCTTTTTAAGAAGCCTCTTGCTCCGAGTTCTAAAAAGGATGAAAAGTCAAag cGTCCAATGGGCTCCTTGGGTCTCCTGGCATCAGACTATGCAGCTGGAAGTGATGAAGAGGTGGAAGAAGATAAGGAAGAGGCAGCTAAAGGTCAAACCTTTCAGAGCGGCCAGGCAGAGGACAAGGAAGACAAACTGACCGATTGGAAGAAGATGGCCTGCTTGCTTTGTAGGAGACAGTTCCCCAACAAGGACGCTCTGGTCCGCCACCAGCAGCTTTCTGACCTGCATAAA CAAAATATGGAGATCCACCTCAAGATCAAGCGGTCAAAGAAAGAGCTAGAAGCATTAGAGAACCAGGAGAGGGAGGTAAGT CTCAATGCCAGAGAACCTTCTAGATCACCAGAACCGAAAAGAAGAAAACACCATCACCCACAGCCGCAGCCTCGTAACACCTGGGCAGGTAGCTCCAG GGAAATGAACAAAGCCAGTGAGAGGCCTGGATTAGGTTCTGAACCCATTCAG cagaagaagaaggagcCTGTTGTTTGGGACCATaacacctacaaacaagcagtGCGCAAGGCC